A region from the Thermoanaerobaculia bacterium genome encodes:
- a CDS encoding thioredoxin domain-containing protein: protein MRLIQVFVLHLFALSVFAAAGDTVLIRNFAEKYQAPCDGGAIEVKVNTEDTDFTYYYVSRDCPHDKKHNFGMPVVYLPGEKTLFVGEYFNLKRLKEEADNPRAVEAFIGEFLGGKATLTFVKNGKGYRVYDMKVETGFGAVHHEMYRFKDFHVILGKAYGDTEDPRETRVREFPWGTLPSIGDPSAPHKLAVFLDLECPMCARVEKDLLEALKTHPEITASFVQFPLVSIHPWAFRGACGAMCFFSADPSFYFDFLTDMYAQRDTLDLDTIDYAVFGFADQRELRPHLLDCYLKTDNIRSVLNQLQLALTLGVRFTPGLYLDGTLYVPSDLLALLKERKSLSSEK, encoded by the coding sequence ATGCGTCTGATTCAAGTTTTCGTTCTTCATCTCTTTGCCCTCTCAGTCTTTGCCGCTGCCGGGGACACCGTATTGATCCGGAACTTTGCCGAAAAATACCAGGCACCCTGTGACGGCGGGGCTATCGAAGTCAAGGTAAATACCGAAGATACCGATTTTACCTACTATTATGTCTCACGGGACTGCCCCCATGACAAGAAACACAACTTTGGCATGCCTGTTGTCTACCTTCCAGGAGAAAAGACTCTCTTTGTCGGAGAATATTTCAACCTGAAACGTCTCAAGGAAGAGGCCGATAACCCCAGGGCGGTGGAGGCATTTATCGGTGAATTCCTGGGTGGAAAGGCAACACTGACCTTCGTGAAAAATGGTAAAGGATACCGGGTTTACGATATGAAAGTCGAAACTGGATTCGGAGCGGTACACCATGAAATGTACCGTTTTAAAGACTTTCACGTCATTCTGGGCAAGGCCTATGGAGATACAGAAGACCCACGTGAGACCCGGGTTCGTGAATTTCCCTGGGGTACTCTTCCCTCAATTGGAGATCCGAGTGCGCCTCATAAGCTGGCCGTATTTCTTGATCTTGAGTGTCCAATGTGTGCACGGGTGGAGAAGGACCTTCTCGAAGCCCTGAAAACTCATCCGGAAATCACGGCATCCTTTGTCCAGTTTCCCCTGGTTTCCATCCACCCCTGGGCGTTTCGTGGAGCCTGCGGAGCCATGTGCTTTTTCTCTGCAGACCCATCCTTCTACTTTGATTTCTTGACAGACATGTATGCCCAGAGGGACACGCTAGATCTGGATACAATCGATTATGCCGTCTTCGGGTTCGCCGATCAGCGTGAGCTTCGACCCCATCTTCTGGACTGCTATCTTAAAACCGATAACATCCGTTCCGTCCTGAACCAGCTGCAGCTGGCCCTTACCCTCGGAGTTCGATTCACACCCGGGCTCTACCTGGATGGCACCCTCTATGTCCCGTCGGATTTGCTCGCCCTCCTAAAGGAAAGGAAATCCTTATCATCGGAGAAGTAG